The Paraburkholderia hospita DNA segment CGAAGTTGCGGGCGTTGATTCAGAGTGAGCCGACGCTGAACCGTCTGATTGGCAATGCGCCGTTTTTGATGCCGGTGCGGCATATTGGCGGGTATTCGGCGAATGTCGAACGACTGCATGGGCCTGGGTTTGCATTGCTCGGGAATGCGGGTGAGTTTCTTGATCCGGTGTTTTCGTCGGGTGTGACTATTGCTTTGCGCTCCGCGCATCTTGCTGTTGGGACGCTTGAGCGTCAGTTTGCTGGCGAGAGTGTTGACTGGCAGTCTGCTTATGATGTTCCGCTGCGCAAGGGGATCGATACGTTTCGCGCGTTCGTCGAGCGCTGGTATACCGGCGAGTTGCAGGACATCATCTTCTATCCCGAACAAACACCAGGGATTCGGCGCATGATCAGCGCCGTGCTGGCCGGTTATGCGTGGGATGAGACGAATCCTTTTGTTGCGGATCCTGTGCGCAGGTTGAATGCGCTGTATGAAGTGTGCAAGGTTTAGGTTTTGGTTTTGTCTGGCGACGTTGGGGTGGTTTGCTTGTGTTTTCGCTGGCATCCGCGTTACGGTGTCTGCAGTTCAAGCGTTGCCCCTGTGCGGGGCGGCACCTACTTTTCTTTGCCGCCGCAAAGAAAAGTAGGCAAAAGAAAGCGGCTAACACCGCCAACTCTTGTGTTTGCCTGAGGGCCCCCAACCGGTCCCACGCTTCACACGGCAACCTCGTGACTCATGTTCGCTGCCAACGCTCTGAATTGACGCCTCACCCGCTTCACGCGTCCGCGTCGCAACGCGCCGTGCCAGATATTCCACTGCCGCCCAGGTGGCAAACTGTGTGTCGGCCGTAGCACCTCACACGCCTCACTTCGGACCGACAGCGCACGCGTCCCACCCTGTAAGAGCGCCAAGCTATACGTCGCGACAACCTACACACAGTTTGCCACCTGGGCGGCGGAAACCATTCGCTGCCGCTAGCTATTGTTCGGGTGTTTGAAGTGGGTGAGGCGGTCATTCGAAGCGTTGGCAACGAACGCGAACAGAAATGTTGCCGTGTGAAGTGTGGGACCGGTTGGGGGCCCTCAGGCAAGAAGAAATGTTGGCGGTGTTAGCCGCTTTCTTTTGCCTACTTTTCTTTGCGGCGGCAAAGAAAAGTAGGTGCCGCCCCGCACAGGGGCGACGCTTGAACGGGTAAGTCATCACGCGGATGCCAGCGAAAAGGCAAACGCACAGGGGCAACGCTTGAAGCACGAAGACAAAACGCGGATGCCAGCGCAAACCCACGCAACGGGGAGTGTCTGAATTTTTGTGTGCAAGGCAGATAAAAGCCTGCCATCTGGCAGGCTCATCAATTGCATTCTACAAATGATTCCTGGTGAAGCGATCCTCGTAGAGGATCGCGAACTGGTTCATCGCGGCTTTCCAGTCATGCGCAGCACGGCTCCAGTCAGCCGTGATATTGCGCAAGGCCAGCCATAGCAGTTTGGTCGCGGCCTCGTCCGTCGGGAAGTGTCCACGCGTCTTGACGATCTTGCGTAGCCGGGCATTGACGCTTTCGATGGCATTGGTCGTGTAGATCACCTTGCGAACCGCTGGCGGAAACGCGAAGAAGGGGATCACGCGATCCCAGGCCCGACGCCAGGCGGCCACCACCGTCGGGAATTTCTGGCCCCACTCGCCCTGTTCGAACGCGTCCAGTTCGGTCTGCGCAGCTTCAGCGCCCGTTGCCGAATAGATCGGTTTGAGGGCGGCAGCCAGCCCCCGCCGGTCTTTCCAGTTCGCGTAGTCCAGCGAGTTGCGGATCAGGTGCACGATGCACGTCTGGAGCGTGGTGGCCGGAAACACCGCGCCCAGCGCTTCAGGCATGCCCTTCAGTCCATCGGTGACCGCGATCAGGATGTCCTGCACGCCACGCACCTTCAGGTCGCTGAATACCTTCATCCAGAACTTCGCGCCTTCCGTGTTCTCGATCCACAGCCCCAGGATGTCCCGTGTGCCGTCCGGCAGGATGCCCAGCGCCAGATAGATCGCCTTGTTGCGCACCATCCCTTCCTCGCGGATCTTGACGCGTAGCGCGTCAATGAACACTACCGGGTACATCGGCTCGAGCGGGCGCGCCTGCCAGATACTCACCTCGTCCATCACGGCATCGGTCACCGAGCTGATGAATTCCGGCGACACATCGGTACCGTACTGCTCAGCCAGAAACCCCTGGATCTCTCGCACCGTCATGCCACGGGCGTACATCGCGATGATCTTGTCGTCAAAGCCGGTGAAACGTCGCTCGTGCTTCGGAATCAGGATCGGGGCAAAGCTGCCGTCGCGGTCACGAGGGATCGCCAGGCGTAGCGGGCCGTCGTCGGTCAGCACCGTCTTGCCGCTCTTGCCGT contains these protein-coding regions:
- a CDS encoding IS256 family transposase; translation: MPRKPKTTTEAPTVLPSIPKELIDQFVKGPMTAEAVHAASAAFKKALIERALGAELGHHLGYPAGAVRPEDATNQRNGKSGKTVLTDDGPLRLAIPRDRDGSFAPILIPKHERRFTGFDDKIIAMYARGMTVREIQGFLAEQYGTDVSPEFISSVTDAVMDEVSIWQARPLEPMYPVVFIDALRVKIREEGMVRNKAIYLALGILPDGTRDILGLWIENTEGAKFWMKVFSDLKVRGVQDILIAVTDGLKGMPEALGAVFPATTLQTCIVHLIRNSLDYANWKDRRGLAAALKPIYSATGAEAAQTELDAFEQGEWGQKFPTVVAAWRRAWDRVIPFFAFPPAVRKVIYTTNAIESVNARLRKIVKTRGHFPTDEAATKLLWLALRNITADWSRAAHDWKAAMNQFAILYEDRFTRNHL